GCTCGGGCCGCGCCTCCGGGGCCTGGGTGACCTGGGGGGCGCAGGCGGCGACGAGAAGGGCGAGGGCCATAAGGTACCGCTTCATCCTAGGGAAGTTTACCCCCTGGGTCTTGGGCCTGGGCCACGGTCTACGCCTGCCCGAGCTCCCGCTTTAGGCGAAGGAGGTCTTCCTCCACCTCTTTTTCGGCGGAGAGGGCCTGGAACTCCTTCTCCAGGTCGGTCTGGTCCAGGGCCTCGAGGGCCTGGTGCCGGTCCTCCATGGCCAGGATCCTCGCCTCCATCTCCTCAAAGGCCTCCAGGGCCGGGTGCTGGTCCAGGCGCGACTCCATCCGCCGTACCGCTTCTGCGGCCTCCACCCCCTTCTTCCGGGCGAGGAGGAGTTTTTTGCGGGCCTCGGCCTCCTCGATTTTGGCCTCGAGGGCCTTGAGCTGGGTCATGAGGCGCTCGGTGAGGGCCTTGTGCTCGGCAAGCTGGGCTTTGAAGCCCTCCGCCAGGTCCAAGGCCCGCTTCTTCCGCTTCAAAGCCTCCCGGGCGAGGTCCTCGCGGCCCGCCTTCAGGGCCTCCCTGGCCTTCTCCTCCCAGAGGGCCGCTTCCCGCTCGTGGCTCTCCACTTCCCGCTCCAGGCGCTTTTGCTCCGCCAGGGCCTCCGCCACCTGCTCCCGGGCTTCCCGGAGGGCTTGCTTCATGTCCAAAAGGGCCTGTTCAATGATCTTCTCCGGGTCCTCCGCCCGGCGCAAAAGGTCGTTGAGGTTGGCGCGAACAAGCCGGCTTAGCCGATCCCAAAGGGTCATGGGAACCTCCTTCGCCCCGAAGTATACCCCTTGGGAGACCCGGGGGGATGTGGGCTTGCCTTGCAAAGGTCGGGACGACGGGTGTATAGTCCCGCCCCGATGGGCAAGCGAGGCTTCGTTCGCCGGGAGGCAAGCCCCAAGGAGGTCCTGGAACACTGCCTGCGCCTGGCCCGGGAGGCGGCCCCTCCCACCCCCAAAGGCAAGCGGGGCCGCCCCTGGCGCTACGACCACGCCCTTTACCTGGCCCTCCTTCTCTTCCGCGCCTTCTTCCGCCTCACCTACCGCAAGACGGAAGCCCTCCTCCAGGACCTCATGGAAGGCCCCTTCCCTTCCCACCAGTCCCTGGCCCGCTACGCCGTGCACCACCTGGACCCCAAGCTCCTTGAGGCCCTCCTGGAGAGGCTTGCCCGGGAACTGGAGGCCCACCTGGCCTCCTTGCCTTCC
This region of Thermus thermophilus genomic DNA includes:
- a CDS encoding PspA/IM30 family protein yields the protein MTLWDRLSRLVRANLNDLLRRAEDPEKIIEQALLDMKQALREAREQVAEALAEQKRLEREVESHEREAALWEEKAREALKAGREDLAREALKRKKRALDLAEGFKAQLAEHKALTERLMTQLKALEAKIEEAEARKKLLLARKKGVEAAEAVRRMESRLDQHPALEAFEEMEARILAMEDRHQALEALDQTDLEKEFQALSAEKEVEEDLLRLKRELGQA